The Acidobacteriota bacterium genome contains a region encoding:
- a CDS encoding S-adenosylmethionine decarboxylase proenzyme, which yields MIAHHFVGGGTRSDDLRAAGDAATGMLAAVAAQVRAAGLNVVAEQSVPFPGGGATLVWVLAESHLVMHLWPEQDRATLDLHVCDYRASNAGKAERLRDALDTLCFAPGSSDWRELAIAGGSSASRTAGA from the coding sequence TTGATTGCACATCATTTTGTCGGGGGCGGAACCCGCTCCGACGACCTGCGGGCGGCCGGAGACGCGGCGACGGGCATGTTGGCCGCGGTTGCCGCACAGGTGCGGGCGGCCGGGCTGAACGTGGTTGCCGAGCAGTCCGTCCCCTTTCCCGGCGGCGGCGCCACGCTGGTCTGGGTGCTGGCCGAGTCCCACTTGGTGATGCACCTCTGGCCGGAGCAGGACCGGGCCACTCTCGATCTCCACGTCTGCGACTACCGCGCCTCGAACGCCGGAAAGGCCGAGCGGCTGCGCGACGCGCTCGACACGCTCTGCTTTGCGCCCGGGTCGTCCGATTGGCGCGAGCTGGCGATCGCCGGCGGATCCTCCGCGTCGCGGACGGCCGGTGCGTAG
- a CDS encoding methyltransferase domain-containing protein, whose protein sequence is MSTSATTAPRTPERPSGCATRSTRSALRPGRPIGASWRSPADPPRRGRPVRRAPIAAGDADSEARYRGFWADVGNNFPDLGGARSTAQYRADEEWLLRTHLPDLAGSRVLKTDLWDEARNTRILRWAAGRGAHAFGVDISGAIVADARAGFAAAGLALGGVRGDVRKLPFRSGSFDAIYSMGTVEHFDDTDGALREIFRVLRPGGRAVIGVPNRRDPFLRPALVAALYHLGLYDYGFEKSYARPVFRRMLERAGFTVTAETGILFIPGWLRMLDLACHTWLRPLGRLTGALCAPFDLASRRWPWLRRHGYLLATVAVRPATDEAAGARAVEPPAGEGAA, encoded by the coding sequence ATCTCCACGTCTGCGACTACCGCGCCTCGAACGCCGGAAAGGCCGAGCGGCTGCGCGACGCGCTCGACACGCTCTGCTTTGCGCCCGGGTCGTCCGATTGGCGCGAGCTGGCGATCGCCGGCGGATCCTCCGCGTCGCGGACGGCCGGTGCGTAGGGCGCCGATAGCAGCGGGCGACGCCGACAGCGAGGCGCGCTACCGCGGCTTCTGGGCCGACGTCGGCAACAACTTCCCGGATCTGGGCGGCGCACGCTCCACCGCGCAGTACCGCGCGGACGAGGAGTGGCTGCTGCGCACGCACCTTCCCGACCTGGCTGGCAGCCGGGTGCTGAAGACCGATCTCTGGGACGAGGCGCGGAACACCCGCATCCTGCGCTGGGCCGCCGGGCGCGGGGCGCACGCGTTCGGCGTGGACATCTCGGGCGCCATCGTCGCCGACGCCCGCGCCGGCTTCGCCGCGGCCGGGCTCGCGCTGGGCGGCGTGCGCGGCGACGTCCGGAAGCTGCCGTTCCGCTCCGGCAGCTTCGACGCGATCTACTCGATGGGGACCGTAGAGCACTTCGACGACACCGACGGCGCGTTGCGCGAGATCTTCCGCGTGCTGCGCCCGGGCGGCCGGGCCGTGATCGGCGTTCCGAACCGCCGCGACCCGTTCCTGCGCCCGGCGCTGGTGGCGGCGCTCTACCACCTGGGCCTCTACGACTACGGCTTCGAGAAGTCGTACGCGCGGCCCGTCTTCCGCCGGATGCTGGAGCGGGCCGGCTTTACGGTGACCGCCGAGACCGGTATCCTGTTCATACCGGGCTGGTTGCGGATGCTCGACCTCGCCTGCCACACGTGGCTCCGGCCGCTCGGCCGGTTGACGGGCGCCTTGTGCGCACCGTTCGACTTGGCGTCGCGCCGCTGGCCGTGGCTGCGGCGGCATGGATACCTGCTGGCGACGGTCGCGGTGCGGCCCGCCACGGACGAGGCGGCCGGCGCGCGGGCGGTGGAACCGCCCGCCGGGGAAGGAGCGGCCTGA